The following proteins are co-located in the Nerophis ophidion isolate RoL-2023_Sa linkage group LG04, RoL_Noph_v1.0, whole genome shotgun sequence genome:
- the vps51 gene encoding vacuolar protein sorting-associated protein 51 homolog isoform X1: MDAIEADDPAASSEDPARRRRVHGMLKLYYGLNEEGKAGETPQSLDPCDINGPHFDPEHYLNKLRRECTLSELMDQETCMVKQIRSLDSDMQTLVYENYNKFISATDTIRKMKNDFKKMEDEMDCLSANMAAITDFSACISGTLEDQHAQITKLSGVHTLLRKLQFLFELPARLNKCLELQAYAQAVSSHRRARCVLKQYSHLPSFKGIQDDCLAIMEKLAQELRLKFRDGGSSAKDLSECVELLLQLDEPAEELCEKYLNHARSRLEVDLQGLEAEIRPSPNVSVAKDAAVRKPSPNSAALSPADTVPKTRSLPSPTLNTDILEFIDRGCNEFVSSLCLVIASYQQLFINHAQTGELASKNIHQMANSKLHTFVDDLAVRYFSLVERRIQEEKGVADNSLLVRALDRFHRRLQAVAKLMPGSSVPNQGTQIVIRAANERVKQYLAALQSFYMDSLTDVRQALATPRLSMAGQGGGGHLGGPASSRDAPSSLPELLSSLSASILNQIKSVLASVHLFTAKDITFSNKPYFKGEFCCQGVRESLIVSFIKFVCQSARQFCESAGDKGGSTPPSLLLLLSRLCLDYETSTISYILTLTDEQFLAQHHSPVTAVTALCAEAREASQKLLNHYVKVQGLIISQMLRKSVETRDWVNTIEPRNVRAVMKRVVEDTTSIDVQVGLLYEEGVRKAHSSDSSKRTFSVYSSSRQQVRYAASYTPSAPMDTNLLSNIHKLFSERIDIFSSVEFNKVSVITGIIKISLKTFLECVRLRTFGRYGLQQIQVDCHYLQMYLWRFVSDENLVHFLLDEIVGSSAHRCLDPAPMEQSVIEVICERG, translated from the exons ATGGACGCCATTGAAGCTGACGATCCGGCGGCGAGCTCCGAGGACCCCGCGAGGAGGCGCCGGGTGCACGGCATGTTGAAGCTCTATTACGGGCTGAACGAAGAAGGAAAGGCCGGTGAGACGCCACAGTCCCTGGATCCCTGTGACATCAACGGGCCGCATTTTGACCCCGAGCACTACCTAAACAAG CTTCGAAGAGAATGCACTCTATCGGAGCTGATGGATCAGGAGACCTGCATGGTCAAGCAGATCCGTTCTTTGGATAGCGACATGCAAACGCTGGTGTATGAAAACTACAACAAGTTCATATCTGCTACAG ACACCATAAGAAAGATGAAGAATGATTTCAAAAAGATGGAAGATGAAATGGACTGTCTCTCTGCTAACATGGCGGCCATCACCGATTTTAGCGCTTGCATCAGTGGTACCCTTGAAGACCAGCATGCTCAGATTACAAAACTTTCTG GGGTGCATACTTTGTTAAGGAAGTTGCAGTTCTTATTTGAACTACCTGCCAGGTTAAACAAATGTTTGGAGTTGCAGGCCTATGCTCAGGCAGTGAGCTCTCACCGCCGTGCTCGCTGTGTGCTAAAGCAGTACAGCCACCTTCCCTCTTTCAAGGGCATCCAGGATGACTGCCTCGCGATCATGGAGAAACTGGCGCAGGAGCTGCGGCTTAAATTCAG GGATGGTGGCTCCAGTGCTAAAGATTTATCAGAATGCGTGGAGCTGCTGTTGCAGTTGGATGAGCCGGCAGAGGAGCTCTGTGAGAAGTATCTTAACCATGCCCGTTCTCGCCTCGAAGTGGACCTGCAAGGTCTGGAGGCTGAGATAAGACCGAGCCCGAATGTTTCAGTGGCGAAAGATGCTGCTGTGCGCAAACCTTCCCCGAATAGCGCTGCTTTGTCGCCTGCTGACACTGTCCCCAAAACCAGATCCCTCCCCTCTCCTACCTTAAACACAGACATCCTGGAGTTTATCGACAGAGGCTGTAATGAATTTGTCAGCAGCCTATGTTTAGTAATTGCTTCTTATCAACAACTTTTCATCAATCATGCTCAGACCGGCGAGCTCGCATCCAAAAATATTCATCAGATGGCAAACAGCAAGCTGCACACTTTTGTGGATGACCTCGCCGTCCGATATTTCTCGCTTGTCGAGCGGAGGATACAAGAGGAAAAGGGGGTCGCGGATAACTCCCTCTTGGTCCGCGCCCTCGATCGCTTCCACCGCAGACTCCAGGCCGTGGCCAAGCTCATGCCAGGCTCCTCTGTGCCAAACCAAGGCACCCAGATCGTGATCCGCGCCGCAAACGAACGAGTCAAGCAGTACCTTGCTGCTCTTCAGAGTTTCTACATGGATAGCTTAACAGACGTGAGGCAGGCCCTTGCGACGCCTCGCCTATCGATGGCTGGTCAAGGGGGCGGGGGTCATCTAGGTGGTCCAGCCTCCAGCAGAGATGCTCCAAGCAGCCTCCCAGAGCTGCTCTCCTCCCTCTCAGCCTCGATCCTAAACCAAATAAAATCAGTGTTGGCCTCGGTTCACCTCTTCACAGCCAAGGACATCACTTTCTCCAACAAGCCATACTTTAAG GGTGAATTCTGTTGCCAGGGTGTTCGGGAAAGCCTGATCGTGAGCTTTATAAAGTTTGTGTGTCAGTCCGCTCGCCAGTTTTGTGAGAGTGCAGGAGACAAGGGAGGGTCTACTCCTCCGTCGCTCTTGTTGCTGCTCTCTCGGCTCTGCTTGGACTACGAAACCTCCACTATCTCTTACATACTCACTCTTACAGATGAACAGTTCCTGGCACAG CACCACAGTCCAGTAACAGCCGTCACTGCTCTGTGTGCAGAAGCCAGGGAGGCATCACAGAAGCTACTGAACCACTATGTCAAG GTTCAGGGACTTATTATTTCCCAGATGCTTCGAAAGAGTGTTGAAACACGAGACTGGGTCAACACCATCGAGCCACGAAATGTCCGCGCGGTGATGAAGAGAGTGGTAGAAGACACCACCTCCATTGATGTGCAG GTTGGTCTTCTGTACGAGGAAGGTGTCAGGAAAGCACACAGCAGTGACTCCAGTAAAAGGACTTTCTCCGTCTACAGCAGCTCAAGGCAACAAGTCCGCTACGCTGCGAGCTACACACCAAG TGCTCCCATGGACACCAACCTACTCAGCAACATACACAAGCTGTTTTCTGAGAGGATTGACATCTTCAGCTCGGTGGAGTTCAACAAG GTGTCTGTGATAACGGGAATCATCAAAATCAGCTTAAAGACATTCCTGGAGTGTGTTCGGCTGCGCACCTTTGGCCGCTACGGGTTGCAGCAAATCCAAGTGGACTGCCACTACCTGCAGATGTACTTGTGGCGCTTTGTGTCTGATGAGAACCTCGTGCATTTCCTGCTGGATGAGATAGTGGGGAGCTCCGCCCACCGCTGCCTCGATCCGGCCCCGATGGAGCAGAGCGTCATCGAAGTCATCTGCGAACGAGGTTAA
- the vps51 gene encoding vacuolar protein sorting-associated protein 51 homolog isoform X2, with protein sequence MDQETCMVKQIRSLDSDMQTLVYENYNKFISATDTIRKMKNDFKKMEDEMDCLSANMAAITDFSACISGTLEDQHAQITKLSGVHTLLRKLQFLFELPARLNKCLELQAYAQAVSSHRRARCVLKQYSHLPSFKGIQDDCLAIMEKLAQELRLKFRDGGSSAKDLSECVELLLQLDEPAEELCEKYLNHARSRLEVDLQGLEAEIRPSPNVSVAKDAAVRKPSPNSAALSPADTVPKTRSLPSPTLNTDILEFIDRGCNEFVSSLCLVIASYQQLFINHAQTGELASKNIHQMANSKLHTFVDDLAVRYFSLVERRIQEEKGVADNSLLVRALDRFHRRLQAVAKLMPGSSVPNQGTQIVIRAANERVKQYLAALQSFYMDSLTDVRQALATPRLSMAGQGGGGHLGGPASSRDAPSSLPELLSSLSASILNQIKSVLASVHLFTAKDITFSNKPYFKGEFCCQGVRESLIVSFIKFVCQSARQFCESAGDKGGSTPPSLLLLLSRLCLDYETSTISYILTLTDEQFLAQHHSPVTAVTALCAEAREASQKLLNHYVKVQGLIISQMLRKSVETRDWVNTIEPRNVRAVMKRVVEDTTSIDVQVGLLYEEGVRKAHSSDSSKRTFSVYSSSRQQVRYAASYTPSAPMDTNLLSNIHKLFSERIDIFSSVEFNKVSVITGIIKISLKTFLECVRLRTFGRYGLQQIQVDCHYLQMYLWRFVSDENLVHFLLDEIVGSSAHRCLDPAPMEQSVIEVICERG encoded by the exons ATGGATCAGGAGACCTGCATGGTCAAGCAGATCCGTTCTTTGGATAGCGACATGCAAACGCTGGTGTATGAAAACTACAACAAGTTCATATCTGCTACAG ACACCATAAGAAAGATGAAGAATGATTTCAAAAAGATGGAAGATGAAATGGACTGTCTCTCTGCTAACATGGCGGCCATCACCGATTTTAGCGCTTGCATCAGTGGTACCCTTGAAGACCAGCATGCTCAGATTACAAAACTTTCTG GGGTGCATACTTTGTTAAGGAAGTTGCAGTTCTTATTTGAACTACCTGCCAGGTTAAACAAATGTTTGGAGTTGCAGGCCTATGCTCAGGCAGTGAGCTCTCACCGCCGTGCTCGCTGTGTGCTAAAGCAGTACAGCCACCTTCCCTCTTTCAAGGGCATCCAGGATGACTGCCTCGCGATCATGGAGAAACTGGCGCAGGAGCTGCGGCTTAAATTCAG GGATGGTGGCTCCAGTGCTAAAGATTTATCAGAATGCGTGGAGCTGCTGTTGCAGTTGGATGAGCCGGCAGAGGAGCTCTGTGAGAAGTATCTTAACCATGCCCGTTCTCGCCTCGAAGTGGACCTGCAAGGTCTGGAGGCTGAGATAAGACCGAGCCCGAATGTTTCAGTGGCGAAAGATGCTGCTGTGCGCAAACCTTCCCCGAATAGCGCTGCTTTGTCGCCTGCTGACACTGTCCCCAAAACCAGATCCCTCCCCTCTCCTACCTTAAACACAGACATCCTGGAGTTTATCGACAGAGGCTGTAATGAATTTGTCAGCAGCCTATGTTTAGTAATTGCTTCTTATCAACAACTTTTCATCAATCATGCTCAGACCGGCGAGCTCGCATCCAAAAATATTCATCAGATGGCAAACAGCAAGCTGCACACTTTTGTGGATGACCTCGCCGTCCGATATTTCTCGCTTGTCGAGCGGAGGATACAAGAGGAAAAGGGGGTCGCGGATAACTCCCTCTTGGTCCGCGCCCTCGATCGCTTCCACCGCAGACTCCAGGCCGTGGCCAAGCTCATGCCAGGCTCCTCTGTGCCAAACCAAGGCACCCAGATCGTGATCCGCGCCGCAAACGAACGAGTCAAGCAGTACCTTGCTGCTCTTCAGAGTTTCTACATGGATAGCTTAACAGACGTGAGGCAGGCCCTTGCGACGCCTCGCCTATCGATGGCTGGTCAAGGGGGCGGGGGTCATCTAGGTGGTCCAGCCTCCAGCAGAGATGCTCCAAGCAGCCTCCCAGAGCTGCTCTCCTCCCTCTCAGCCTCGATCCTAAACCAAATAAAATCAGTGTTGGCCTCGGTTCACCTCTTCACAGCCAAGGACATCACTTTCTCCAACAAGCCATACTTTAAG GGTGAATTCTGTTGCCAGGGTGTTCGGGAAAGCCTGATCGTGAGCTTTATAAAGTTTGTGTGTCAGTCCGCTCGCCAGTTTTGTGAGAGTGCAGGAGACAAGGGAGGGTCTACTCCTCCGTCGCTCTTGTTGCTGCTCTCTCGGCTCTGCTTGGACTACGAAACCTCCACTATCTCTTACATACTCACTCTTACAGATGAACAGTTCCTGGCACAG CACCACAGTCCAGTAACAGCCGTCACTGCTCTGTGTGCAGAAGCCAGGGAGGCATCACAGAAGCTACTGAACCACTATGTCAAG GTTCAGGGACTTATTATTTCCCAGATGCTTCGAAAGAGTGTTGAAACACGAGACTGGGTCAACACCATCGAGCCACGAAATGTCCGCGCGGTGATGAAGAGAGTGGTAGAAGACACCACCTCCATTGATGTGCAG GTTGGTCTTCTGTACGAGGAAGGTGTCAGGAAAGCACACAGCAGTGACTCCAGTAAAAGGACTTTCTCCGTCTACAGCAGCTCAAGGCAACAAGTCCGCTACGCTGCGAGCTACACACCAAG TGCTCCCATGGACACCAACCTACTCAGCAACATACACAAGCTGTTTTCTGAGAGGATTGACATCTTCAGCTCGGTGGAGTTCAACAAG GTGTCTGTGATAACGGGAATCATCAAAATCAGCTTAAAGACATTCCTGGAGTGTGTTCGGCTGCGCACCTTTGGCCGCTACGGGTTGCAGCAAATCCAAGTGGACTGCCACTACCTGCAGATGTACTTGTGGCGCTTTGTGTCTGATGAGAACCTCGTGCATTTCCTGCTGGATGAGATAGTGGGGAGCTCCGCCCACCGCTGCCTCGATCCGGCCCCGATGGAGCAGAGCGTCATCGAAGTCATCTGCGAACGAGGTTAA